TCTTGTAAATTAAGcaagtacaacaagtaATCTGCCTGGATTACAGGGTCTATAAACGAAGTGTGAACACATCCCACCATTCCTAGAGCTAACATAGTTTCAATATCCTTCACCGTGGGCAAAAATACACCTGGAGTATCATGAACTAAGATATCTGGCTCTCGACAGAGCCGTATGATCTCACTAGTATTTTTCGTAACTCCTGGCTGGCCTCCTGTTCTGgcaacttttcttcttttagTCGAGATGGCTCCTACTGAATCGTTGCTCAAACCTACTTCTCTGAGAGTATTCACAAGTGTCGACTTTCCGACATTGGGCATCCCAATAATCATCAAACGGAGTCCCAatggaggaggaggagtCATTTCAAAGTACCGTTGTTTGATTAAGTCTATTACTTTCTGGGCGTCTTTACGACTTCTACAATCGATAGTTAGATGCTTCTCGTTTACTGATTCATGCCATTTTCGGAGTACACTGCTCTTAAGAGCAGATAAGTCCTTTTTGCTGTAGAGGACaatcttctccttctggGCTAGCACTCTGTCAAAGAGTAcattggtggtggaaaGGGGAGCTCTGCTATCtctgacttcaagaacaagatcaattTGTGGAGCAAGATGGCCAAACTTGGTTAGTGCCTTCTGGTGATGACctttgaagttggacaagGGGATATTGTAGTTCGGAAAGATCCGACGGGGTATAAAAGACATAATGAAATAGTATGCGAGACTAATGTACAAATAGTATATGCTTCGAAATAAAATGTAAATGTATTTTAATAGCAATCAGATCTGCTTGGTGCGCTCGCATTtaaaaaagtgaaaaattcgagATGCCTACTATTTATTATCAaaaatcttttcttccattttcaagatAAAACTTTCTAAGAAAAGAATGCCTTTGATAACTTTCACAGGTTTGCCGTCTTCTGGTAAAACTACTTGGGCAAAGGAGTTGCAGCgacaacttcagaagaaaatcgAAACTGCAAAGGAATCAAATACACCTGGCCATAATTACAATATCATATATCATTCAGATGAGACACTAGGAATTTCTCACGATGTGTATAGAGATTCGAATCTCGAGAAGCACGCCAGAGGGAACCAGATGTCTGCTGTGAAAAGAGATCTTTCTCGGTCGAATTTCGTCATATTGGACTCTCTTGCATATATCAAAGGATTCAGATACCAGCTCTTTTGTGAAGCCAAAGGAGTAGTAACCCCACATTGTGTGATACAAGTGATTAACccaattgaaaaatgtataGAATGGAACGAGTCAGAAAGCAAGGAAAACAAATGGGATCAAGATCTCGTCCATCAACTCCTAATGAGATATGAAGAACCAAATGGAGATTCAAGGTGGGACTCTCCGTTATTCACCATTTTGTCAgcagatgaaaatgaaaagcTTCCCATAGATGAAATTTGGGATTCATTGGTTTTGAAAAGACCTCCACCTCCCAACGCTGCTACTCTAGTCAAACCTACCTCGGGAAACAACTTTTTGCAAGAGTTGGATAGACAAACACAAGAAGTCATCAGTAAGATTCTCCAGCATCAACAAATCACAACTGTCGGAGGTGAAGTTCTTGTAAACAAAGACCAACAGTTGGTGGTTGAGTTGCCACCCACTCCTGTGAGTATTGCCCAAATGCAACGTATCAGAAGAACATACATCAGTCTCAATAGAATGAGATCTGTGGACATCGATAGAATAACGCCACTATTTGTCGAATATGTAAATAGAAGTCTCAATAGCGATTAACTTTAATGACTACGAATTATAGACAAAAGCTTCAAATGCTCTATTGTGTATTATGCTATAAATGATGCTAACGTTTTCTCTGGTTTTTCCACTTAAATGAAACCTTTCCTGCTGCATCcaccattttcttcttactacctttcttcatcaattctCTTGTAGTTTCCATTCtggcttcaacttctttcaaCTGCTTTTCCTTCTCTAATCTTCTCTCTAATGCCTTAAAttgcttcaacttcttcaaatcctGCCTGTCCTTTAATCTCTGTTCTAGTATGGAATCTTCACTAACAAGCCGTTTGTCACTCTGGAGTTGGCCTATTCTTAGCCTGttttctctcttctctAAAAGACTGGCATCTGTATCAAAAAAATCTGCGGCATTGAATGATTGCTGGCTTTCGAGAGAATCTACAAACACTGTATGTTTACCACTGGCACTGAAACCGAGCTCTTCCTTCTCTCGCTCTATTTTTTGAACCTCAGAAAGTCTGGCAGTCCTCACATAGTTCACGTCTTGCGTCTTGAGCAATTTAACTTGATCTACACTCAACACTTCACTATCTCTGTCTGTTATTAAAATTCCTCTGTCATCgacttttcttcttgtcatAGCATGGTAGTATTCGTCTGGATTGTATACCgcagccttcttcttcaatgccTTCAAAGCAGCCTGTTTTTTGTGATAATCAGCAGCTCTTAATCGataatctttcttcttttccaatagACCAAATCTGGCTCTATCCAGCGTCTGGGATCTCTCCTTGTGCTGCTTTTTCTGCACATTGTGAACCAACTTCGCCATTCTGTGAAGTAGACGttattctattttttgGTGGATGTTTTTGTCGAATCTATCAGCTTCAATATATGTAATTCGAGATGCTCTTCTCAAAAAAAAGTGATGATGGAGAA
This Scheffersomyces stipitis CBS 6054 chromosome 3, complete sequence DNA region includes the following protein-coding sequences:
- a CDS encoding predicted protein, with the translated sequence MSFIPRRIFPNYNIPLSNFKGHHQKALTKFGHLAPQIDLVLEVRDSRAPLSTTNVLFDRVLAQKEKIVLYSKKDLSALKSSVLRKWHESVNEKHLTIDCRSRKDAQKVIDLIKQRYFEMTPPPPLGLRLMIIGMPNVGKSTLVNTLREVGLSNDSVGAISTKRRKVARTGGQPGVTKNTSEIIRLCREPDILVHDTPGVFLPTVKDIETMLALGMVGCVHTSFIDPVIQADYLLYLLNLQDPTGSKYAEYINRPTNSIDELLYHIAKYRDQVNGDGSYDELGIASHWISLWKQGNSQKYKAVFDLQAILDINGNDLKQIFKNERERVTTMKVSEKIVNSLGEDGTARSKHRRRTAKDREYDLKNRLFKY
- a CDS encoding predicted protein codes for the protein MPLITFTGLPSSGKTTWAKELQRQLQKKIETAKESNTPGHNYNIIYHSDETLGISHDVYRDSNLEKHARGNQMSAVKRDLSRSNFVILDSLAYIKGFRYQLFCEAKGVVTPHCVIQVINPIEKCIEWNESESKENKWDQDLVHQLLMRYEEPNGDSRWDSPLFTILSADENEKLPIDEIWDSLVLKRPPPPNAATLVKPTSGNNFLQELDRQTQEVISKILQHQQITTVGGEVLVNKDQQLVVELPPTPVSIAQMQRIRRTYISLNRMRSVDIDRITPLFVEYVNRSLNSD
- a CDS encoding predicted protein (go_component ribonucleoprotein complex~go_process rRNA processing) is translated as MAKLVHNVQKKQHKERSQTSDRARFGLLEKKKDYRLRAADYHKKQAALKALKKKAAVYNPDEYYHAMTRRKVDDRGILITDRDSEVLSVDQVKLLKTQDVNYVRTARLSEVQKIEREKEELGFSASGKHTVFVDSLESQQSFNAADFFDTDASLLEKRENRLRIGQLQSDKRLVSEDSILEQRLKDRQDLKKLKQFKALERRLEKEKQLKEVEARMETTRELMKKGSKKKMVDAAGKVSFKWKNQRKR